CATCGCCAAGCTGCGCGAGACGAAAGCGATCGATGGTGCACTACAGGCATACGGTCTGAGTGCAGAGGGCAGAGGGCAGCAACGTGGGGACACCACGGGCTATCGAATAAGCTAAATGTAACAGGCCAGTGGCTTGGCTACCGGACTTCAACCTCATCCCTAATCCGTCCAACCACTTTCCCTCTCGAAGTGGGGCGCAGTCGGATACTGCCCCCACTACCTGGCTGACGTCTTCAATAAACATTGGAAATTTTTGCATTGTGGTGCAGCCGATACTCATCTGACTCTTGTGGCCGTTCTCTCGACTTGGCATTCTGCGTCTACATCCTGTGATGACACCATGCTTGGGTTGGAGCCTACAGGGCGAATATCCCAGCCTGCACCCAGGTGTGAGCTAACACTATTAGAAGTCACCGCTGTGGCTACTACAGCCCACGTGACACGCATAGAGCTTTAAAGAATTTCGCAAGGAATGAGAGTAGATAAATGGAAGTTTATAACGTTATAGCTAACAGCGCTCAGGTCACTTTCAAACCGTCCAATCGCATTTTTGGAAATAAGATTGATCTGATAACGGGAGTAAATGGCTCGGGGAAAACTGAAATACTGTCTATCATTGCCAATGTGCTAGGGCGCGAAGTTACGGATCAACCTAGTTTTTCGTTAGAAAGCACCGTCCAGGTATCTCGTTCCGCGCGACCCAGCCACGTAATCACACAGACATTCAGCCCTTTCTCACGTTTTCCGGCTCCCTCTGTTTTCTTTCACAATACCCCAATACCGATTCGTGACCCTGGCTATATAAGCAACCCTAAATATCTTTGCATAGGCTTCCACAGCGCTGGAACTTTCAGCACTAGGAATTTAGGGAAGTCAATCCTCGAACATGCAATTTATCGCATCAGCCGCGCTTCAGAAAGCATCAAAACAATTCTACGGACAATGCACAACCTAGGTTTCAGAGACAGCTTTGACATAAATTATATAATCAAAGATGGATTAAGACGCCTGCTAGATGTCTACAGCAGACAAATCCCTGGCAGCGTAGAGAGATGGCTACATACAAACTGGGGCTTGCGCCACTCTATGGTCCGCAACGAGTTGAATGCCGGAAGAACTGAGTTTGCCGAACTCCTAAAAACCGCCCTAGGATTATTAAGGCAAGAACTAGGCTACAATGATAAGGCGTTTTATTTAAAAATAAGCTCCCTTGAGCGAGGCCAATTTGATCTGGCATTACTACAGAGCCTAGCTTTACTGAGAAGGCTAGGTCTTTTGGAGTTAGACCAATTCCTCATTACAACACAAAGCGGAGCTAAAATTGAAGTTTCTGGTGCCAGTTCTGGTCAGCAGCAGATGCTTTGTTCGATAATAGGACTAGCTACAGCTTTAAGGGATGATTCTGTAGTCCTCATTGACGAGCCTGAGCTGAGCTTACATCCACAGTGGCAGCAAACATACCTCGATACTCTGATCTCCGCTCTGGAGCCCTTCAGGGGATGCCATGTCATTGTGGCCACTCACTCACCTTTAATTGTCCAACGAGGGCTCCAGCTAGGTGTCGGTGTCAGCGTGCTCAATCGTCCTGCTGATCGGTACACTGACACCTATGGAGTGACTTATCAATCGGTTGAGGAAACCTTGATTGATGTGTTCCATACCCCTGTCCCCGATAGTTTCTATCTAGCCAACGAAATTCTGACAGCCGTAGTAAATGCCGAATCAGGAACTGTATCGGAACGTAGGAAGGCGATTTCCGACTTGCTCCACTTTAAGGCAATTTACTCCAGTTCATCTGTTGACAATGCCTCAACACTTGAAATGATCGATAAAGCCTTGGCAGCGGTAGGTGAGTGAGACATGTATCGATCACGCACGGTAGCGACACGACTTTCCAACCTTTCAAGTTTAACCGGCGCCGAACATGATACGCTGCGAGACGCTGGAGCAGCTGATTGTACGATTTGGGGAGCTAAGCAAGGGCCTCATGCAGCCTTAATTCGCGGTTTTCGCCATGAGGTAAAATCCTACTATTGGCGTCAACAAAGCAGACGGTGCTGCTATTGCAGTAAGGAGCTTGATAGCCACCAAGGGTCTTACGATGCTGAACAT
This window of the Pseudomonas mosselii genome carries:
- a CDS encoding AAA family ATPase, with the translated sequence MEVYNVIANSAQVTFKPSNRIFGNKIDLITGVNGSGKTEILSIIANVLGREVTDQPSFSLESTVQVSRSARPSHVITQTFSPFSRFPAPSVFFHNTPIPIRDPGYISNPKYLCIGFHSAGTFSTRNLGKSILEHAIYRISRASESIKTILRTMHNLGFRDSFDINYIIKDGLRRLLDVYSRQIPGSVERWLHTNWGLRHSMVRNELNAGRTEFAELLKTALGLLRQELGYNDKAFYLKISSLERGQFDLALLQSLALLRRLGLLELDQFLITTQSGAKIEVSGASSGQQQMLCSIIGLATALRDDSVVLIDEPELSLHPQWQQTYLDTLISALEPFRGCHVIVATHSPLIVQRGLQLGVGVSVLNRPADRYTDTYGVTYQSVEETLIDVFHTPVPDSFYLANEILTAVVNAESGTVSERRKAISDLLHFKAIYSSSSVDNASTLEMIDKALAAVGE